A section of the Pithys albifrons albifrons isolate INPA30051 chromosome 4, PitAlb_v1, whole genome shotgun sequence genome encodes:
- the LOC139671083 gene encoding tubulin beta-1 chain, whose translation MREIVHIQAGQCGNQIGAKFWEVISDEHGIDPTGSYHGDSELQLERINVYYNEAAGNKYVPRAILVDLEPGTMDSVRSGPFGQIFRPDNFVFGQSGAGNNWAKGHYTEGAELVDSVLDVVRKESESCDCLQGFQLTHSLGGGTGSGMGTLLISKIREEYPDRIMNTFSVMPSPKVSDTVVEPYNATLSVHQLVENTDETYCIDNEALYDICFRTLKLTTPTYGDLNHLVSATMSGVTTCLRFPGQLNADLRKLAVNMVPFPRLHFFMPGFAPLTSRGSQQYRALTVPELTQQMFDSKNMMAACDPRHGRYLTVAAIFRGRMSMKEVDEQMLNVQNKNSSYFVEWIPNNVKTAVCDIPPRGLKMSATFIGNSTAIQELFKRISEQFTAMFRRKAFLHWYTGEGMDEMEFTEAESNMNDLVSEYQQYQDATADEQGEFEEEGEEDEA comes from the exons ATGCGTGAGATCGTGCACATTCAAGCTGGCCAGTGTGGCAACCAGATCGGCGCCAAG TTCTGGGAGGTCATCAGTGATGAGCATGGCATTGATCCCACGGGCAGCTACCATGGGGACAGTGaactgcagctggagaggatTAACGTCTACTACAATGAAGCTGCTG GTAACAAGTATGTGCCACGTGCCATCCTCGTGGACCTGGAACCTGGCACCATGGACTCTGTGCGCTCTGGCCCCTTTGGACAGATCTTCCGTCCTGACAACTTTGTCTTTG GTCAGAGCGGGGCTGGCAACAACTGGGCCAAGGGGCACTACACGGAAGGTGCTGAGCTGGTGGACTCTGTCCTGGATGTGGTGAGGAAGGAGTCGGAGAGCTGTGACTGCCTCCAGGGCTTCCAGTTGACCCACTCGTTGGGCGGAGGCACAGGCTCTGGCATGGGCACCCTCCTCATCAGCAAGATCCGTGAGGAGTACCCCGACCGCATCATGAACACCTTCAGCGTGATGCCCTCGCCCAAGGTGTCGGACACGGTGGTGGAGCCCTACAATGCCACCCTCTCTGTGCACCAGCTGGTGGAGAACACGGACGAGACCTACTGCATTGACAACGAGGCCCTGTATGACATTTGCTTCCGCACCCTGAAGCTGACCACCCCCACCTACGGGGACCTCAACCACCTGGTATCGGCCACCATGAGCGGCGTGACCACCTGCCTTCGCTTCCCCGGCCAGCTGAACGCCGACCTGCGCAAGCTGGCGGTCAACATGGTGCCTTTCCCCCGGCTGCACTTCTTCATGCCGGGCTTCGCCCCTCTCACCAGCCGCGGCAGCCAGCAGTACCGCGCCCTGACGGTGCCCGAGCTGACGCAGCAGATGTTCGACTCCAAGAACATGATGGCCGCCTGCGACCCCCGCCACGGCCGCTACCTGACGGTGGCCGCCATCTTCCGGGGCCGCATGTCCATGAAGGAGGTGGACGAGCAGATGCTCAACGTGCAGAACAAGAACAGCAGCTACTTTGTGGAGTGGATCCCCAACAATGTCAAGACGGCCGTCTGCGACATCCCCCCGCGCGGCCTCAAGATGTCTGCCACCTTCATCGGCAACAGCACAGCCATCCAGGAGCTCTTCAAGAGGATCTCAGAGCAGTTCACGGCCATGTTCCGGCGCAAGGCTTTCTTGCACTGGTACACCGGCGAGGGCATGGATGAAATGGAGTTCACTGAGGCAGAGAGCAACATGAATGACCTGGTGTCTGAATACCAGCAATACCAGGATGCCACTGCTGATGAGCAGGGCGAGTttgaagaggaaggagaggaagatgAGGCATAA